One region of Paucibacter aquatile genomic DNA includes:
- the pssA gene encoding CDP-diacylglycerol--serine O-phosphatidyltransferase yields the protein MTRPKPFAMIREFHLADWFTLANAFAGMGALFAVMSYLQTGAVVHIFYACALIPVALVFDVLDGRVARWRQQTSAMGRELDSLADIISFGVAPAAIAYGCGMQGLYDRIVLVFFVACGVSRLARFNITAEALSEGGDKVKYFEGTPIPTSLVLVMVLAAAAAQGAIGEQLWLGRLELGGFYLHPLVLIYAVSGSLMVSRIRIPKL from the coding sequence ATGACTCGACCCAAACCTTTCGCCATGATCCGCGAGTTCCATCTCGCCGACTGGTTCACCCTGGCCAATGCCTTCGCCGGCATGGGCGCGCTGTTCGCGGTGATGAGCTATTTGCAGACCGGCGCGGTCGTGCACATCTTCTATGCCTGCGCCCTGATCCCGGTCGCCCTGGTGTTTGATGTGCTGGACGGCCGCGTGGCGCGCTGGCGCCAGCAGACCTCGGCCATGGGCCGCGAGCTGGATTCGCTGGCCGACATCATCTCTTTCGGCGTGGCTCCCGCCGCCATCGCCTATGGCTGCGGCATGCAAGGCCTGTACGACCGCATCGTGCTGGTGTTTTTCGTCGCCTGCGGCGTCTCGCGCCTGGCGCGCTTCAACATCACGGCCGAGGCGCTCAGCGAAGGCGGCGACAAGGTCAAGTACTTTGAAGGCACGCCCATCCCGACTTCGCTGGTGCTGGTGATGGTGCTGGCCGCCGCCGCTGCGCAAGGCGCCATCGGTGAGCAGCTCTGGCTGGGTCGCCTGGAGTTGGGCGGCTTCTACCTGCACCCGCTGGTGTTGATCTATGCCGTGTCGGGCTCGCTGATGGTGAGCCGCATCCGCATTCCCAAGCTCTGA
- a CDS encoding DMT family transporter produces MWTGLMFALGAGLMWGLVFVAPLLMADYPPALLVAGRYLAFGLIALPLALADRRSLKGLAGSDWLEACKLSAIGNFLYYLCLAGAIQRAGAALPTVIIGTLPVVIAISSNLRDHRRDGRLPWLQLSPALALIAAGIACVNHAELQRLTAQLDAGTEALRAYGEGAVLAVLAVACWTWYPIRNADWLRAHQERSPRVWATAQGLVTLPMALLCFALLMGLPATDWGLLPAGFELPLGPRPAAYLALMAAIGLFSSWIGTLCWNEASQRLPTSLVGQLIVFETLAALAYAFALAGRWPSGWTAGGIALLIAGVILALRIKPQASTA; encoded by the coding sequence ATGTGGACAGGATTGATGTTTGCCCTGGGCGCCGGCCTGATGTGGGGCCTGGTCTTTGTGGCGCCGCTGCTGATGGCGGACTACCCGCCCGCCCTTCTGGTGGCGGGCCGCTATCTGGCCTTCGGGCTGATCGCCTTGCCGCTGGCCCTGGCCGACCGGCGCAGCCTGAAGGGCTTGGCTGGCAGCGACTGGCTGGAAGCCTGCAAGCTCAGCGCCATTGGCAATTTTCTCTACTACCTCTGCCTGGCCGGCGCCATCCAACGCGCGGGTGCGGCCCTGCCCACGGTCATCATCGGCACGCTGCCGGTGGTGATTGCCATCAGCTCCAATCTGCGCGACCACCGGCGCGATGGTCGCCTGCCCTGGCTGCAACTGAGCCCGGCCCTGGCCCTGATCGCCGCCGGCATTGCCTGCGTCAACCACGCCGAGCTGCAGCGCTTGACTGCGCAACTGGATGCCGGCACGGAGGCTTTGCGCGCTTATGGCGAGGGTGCTGTCCTGGCGGTGCTGGCCGTGGCCTGCTGGACCTGGTACCCGATCCGCAATGCCGATTGGCTGCGCGCCCATCAGGAACGCAGCCCGCGGGTCTGGGCCACGGCCCAGGGCTTGGTCACCCTGCCCATGGCTTTGCTGTGTTTCGCCCTGCTGATGGGCCTGCCAGCCACGGACTGGGGCCTGCTGCCAGCAGGATTCGAACTCCCCCTGGGCCCCCGCCCCGCAGCCTACCTGGCATTGATGGCGGCCATCGGCCTGTTCTCATCGTGGATCGGCACCCTGTGCTGGAACGAGGCCAGCCAACGCCTGCCGACCAGCCTGGTCGGGCAGCTGATCGTTTTTGAAACCCTGGCCGCCCTGGCTTACGCCTTTGCCCTGGCCGGGCGCTGGCCCTCGGGCTGGACGGCGGGCGGCATCGCCTTGCTGATCGCCGGCGTGATCCTCGCGCTGCGTATCAAACCCCAAGCCAGCACGGCCTGA